In the genome of Dasypus novemcinctus isolate mDasNov1 chromosome 30, mDasNov1.1.hap2, whole genome shotgun sequence, one region contains:
- the ZNF559 gene encoding zinc finger protein 559, which translates to MAEWLTNHAQDSVTFEDMVVDFTQEKWTLLDQAQRNLYRNGMLENYKNLVKWEIHLNTKWSALQQNTLQGKTSSVVQMARTYIGKGLYNCGRWEKAMNEHSCLKTYKRTYMRKKTYECSKCGSAFRMNSAQEPYWRKTSQV; encoded by the exons ATGGCTGAATGGCTGACAAATCATGCTCAG GACTCAGTGACATTTGAGGACATGGTTGTGGATTTCACCCAAGAGAAATGGACATTGCTGGATCAAGCTCAGAGAAATCTGTACAGAAATGGGATGCTGGAGAACTATAAGAATCTAGTTA AATGGGAGATTCATCTTAATACCAAATGGTCAGCACTTCAGCAGAATACATTGCAGGGGAAAACATCCAGTGTGGTGCAAATG GCGAGAACCTACATTGGAAAGGGACTATATAACTGTGGTCGATGGGAGAAAGCTATGAATGAACACTCGTGCCTTAAGACTTACAAGAGAACTTACATGAGAAAGAAAACTTATGAGTGTAGTAAGTGTGGAAGTGCCTTTAGAATGAACTCTGCACAAGAACCATACTGGAGAAAAACCTCACAAGTATGA
- the LOC101412432 gene encoding zinc finger protein 699-like isoform X2 — protein sequence MKSDSWPSMLREVYQFQGIEDLHQWGRLVRGHMVESLPENDEGNQFGITFSQIPHLTLLRRTPVVLKSYECHGSGEAFMDHSSLKHHMSSYIGCKPSQCTECLETCSCTSYISTHMRTLTGEKPYKCRECEKGFGSHASLKRHVSTLTGEKFSECKECGKTFGCPSAFQTHVRGHIIECKECGRIFTRSSSLTLHKKIHSGDKRYECKECGEAFIGSFALAEHKKNHTGDKRYECKECGKAFSRSFALTEHKRIHTGEKPYECKECGKAFSRSSYLYVHVRSHRGEKPFKCNECGKAYAISVSLTEHKRCHSGEKPYECKECEKAFSRSSSFTKHIRIHTGEKPYECKECGKAFSLSFALTEHKKNHTGEKPYECKECGKAFSRSSYLTKHSRIHSGEKNMNR from the exons ATGAAGAGTGACTCCTGGCCCTCTATGTTAAGAGAAGTCTACCAATTCCAGGGCATTGAAGATCTGCACCAATGGGGGAGACTTGTTAG AGGGCATATGGTTGAAAGCCTCCCTGAGAATGATGAAGGTAATCAGTTTGGAATTACCTTCAGCCAAATTCCACATCTTACTCTGCTTAGAAGAACTCCTGTTGTATTGAAGTCTTATGAATGCCATGGTAGCGGAGAAGCCTTCATGGATCATTCATCACTTAAGCATCACATGAGTTCTTACATTGGATGCAAACCCTCTCAGTGTACAGAATGTCTAGAAACTTGTAGTTGTACCTCGTATATAAGTACTCATATGAGAACTCtaactggagagaaaccctataaatgtagAGAATGTGAGAAAGGATTTGGTTCTCATGCATCTCTTAAAAGACATGTTTCCACCCTCACTGGAGAGAAATTCTctgaatgtaaggaatgtggaaaAACCTTTGGTTGTCCCTCAGCCTTTCAGACACATGTAAGAGGTCATATTAttgaatgtaaggaatgtggcaGAATCTTTACTCGTTCCTCATCCCTCACTTTACATAAAAAAATTCATAGTGGAGATAAGCGTTACGAATGTAAGGAGTGTGGGGAAGCCTTTATCGGTTCCTTTGCCCTTGCTGAACATAAAAAAAACCACACTGGAGATAAGCGgtatgaatgtaaggaatgtgggaaagccttcagccgTTCCTTCGCCCTCACtgaacacaaaagaatacacaccGGAGAGAAGCCTTACGAATGTAAGGAATGCGGGAAAGCCTTTAGTCGTTCTTCATACCTTTATGTCCATGTAAGAAGTCACAGAGGAGAGAAGCCTTTTAAGTGTAATGAGTGTGGGAAAGCCTACGCTATTTCTGTTTCCCTCACGGAACACAAAAGATGTCACAGTGGAGAGAAACCTTACGAATGTAAGGAATGTGAGAAAGCCTTTAGCCGTTCCTCATCCTTCACTAAACATATCAGAATTCATACCGGAGAGAAGCCTTATGAATGTAAAGAATGCGGGAAAGCTTTTAGCCTTTCCTTCGCCCTCACCGAacataaaaaaaatcatactGGCGAGAAGCCTTATGAATGTAAGgagtgtgggaaagcctttagtcGTTCCTCATACCTTACTAAACATAGCAGAATTCACTCTGGTGAGAAGAACATGAACCGCTGA
- the LOC101412432 gene encoding zinc finger protein 699-like isoform X1 gives MDSVVFEDVAMDFSQEEWALLDLAQRKLYRDVMVENFRNLASIVSQQDNNGEHLSNEHIIVQFMKSDSWPSMLREVYQFQGIEDLHQWGRLVRGHMVESLPENDEGNQFGITFSQIPHLTLLRRTPVVLKSYECHGSGEAFMDHSSLKHHMSSYIGCKPSQCTECLETCSCTSYISTHMRTLTGEKPYKCRECEKGFGSHASLKRHVSTLTGEKFSECKECGKTFGCPSAFQTHVRGHIIECKECGRIFTRSSSLTLHKKIHSGDKRYECKECGEAFIGSFALAEHKKNHTGDKRYECKECGKAFSRSFALTEHKRIHTGEKPYECKECGKAFSRSSYLYVHVRSHRGEKPFKCNECGKAYAISVSLTEHKRCHSGEKPYECKECEKAFSRSSSFTKHIRIHTGEKPYECKECGKAFSLSFALTEHKKNHTGEKPYECKECGKAFSRSSYLTKHSRIHSGEKNMNR, from the exons GACTCAGTGGTCTTTGAGGATGTGGCCATGGATTTTTCTCAGGAAGAGTGGGCTTTGCTGGATCTTGCTCAGAGGAAACTCTACCGAGATGTGATGGTGGAAAACTTCAGGAACCTGGCCTCCATAG TTTCTCAACAGGATAATAATGGAGAACACTTATCCAATGAACATATAATAGTGCAGTTCATGAAGAGTGACTCCTGGCCCTCTATGTTAAGAGAAGTCTACCAATTCCAGGGCATTGAAGATCTGCACCAATGGGGGAGACTTGTTAG AGGGCATATGGTTGAAAGCCTCCCTGAGAATGATGAAGGTAATCAGTTTGGAATTACCTTCAGCCAAATTCCACATCTTACTCTGCTTAGAAGAACTCCTGTTGTATTGAAGTCTTATGAATGCCATGGTAGCGGAGAAGCCTTCATGGATCATTCATCACTTAAGCATCACATGAGTTCTTACATTGGATGCAAACCCTCTCAGTGTACAGAATGTCTAGAAACTTGTAGTTGTACCTCGTATATAAGTACTCATATGAGAACTCtaactggagagaaaccctataaatgtagAGAATGTGAGAAAGGATTTGGTTCTCATGCATCTCTTAAAAGACATGTTTCCACCCTCACTGGAGAGAAATTCTctgaatgtaaggaatgtggaaaAACCTTTGGTTGTCCCTCAGCCTTTCAGACACATGTAAGAGGTCATATTAttgaatgtaaggaatgtggcaGAATCTTTACTCGTTCCTCATCCCTCACTTTACATAAAAAAATTCATAGTGGAGATAAGCGTTACGAATGTAAGGAGTGTGGGGAAGCCTTTATCGGTTCCTTTGCCCTTGCTGAACATAAAAAAAACCACACTGGAGATAAGCGgtatgaatgtaaggaatgtgggaaagccttcagccgTTCCTTCGCCCTCACtgaacacaaaagaatacacaccGGAGAGAAGCCTTACGAATGTAAGGAATGCGGGAAAGCCTTTAGTCGTTCTTCATACCTTTATGTCCATGTAAGAAGTCACAGAGGAGAGAAGCCTTTTAAGTGTAATGAGTGTGGGAAAGCCTACGCTATTTCTGTTTCCCTCACGGAACACAAAAGATGTCACAGTGGAGAGAAACCTTACGAATGTAAGGAATGTGAGAAAGCCTTTAGCCGTTCCTCATCCTTCACTAAACATATCAGAATTCATACCGGAGAGAAGCCTTATGAATGTAAAGAATGCGGGAAAGCTTTTAGCCTTTCCTTCGCCCTCACCGAacataaaaaaaatcatactGGCGAGAAGCCTTATGAATGTAAGgagtgtgggaaagcctttagtcGTTCCTCATACCTTACTAAACATAGCAGAATTCACTCTGGTGAGAAGAACATGAACCGCTGA